The proteins below are encoded in one region of Deltaproteobacteria bacterium:
- a CDS encoding cytochrome c-type biogenesis protein CcmH, whose amino-acid sequence MVRRDDERPEARPAVWLLWIAGGIAVVLGAALLFELYAMGRATAQGGALTAREEIAAARQGARLFAEALASASGEAAVSDLPSITRRLDEADVRGETVVGSLRSAPDENSLADAAELIAEYRGVCSGWLDRVGANPPGPSPDATADPCAAALRRVQSQSAR is encoded by the coding sequence ATGGTGAGAAGAGACGACGAGCGCCCTGAGGCACGGCCCGCGGTCTGGCTACTGTGGATCGCGGGCGGGATCGCTGTGGTGCTCGGCGCCGCGCTTCTGTTCGAGCTCTACGCGATGGGAAGGGCGACGGCGCAGGGCGGGGCGCTCACAGCGCGCGAGGAGATCGCCGCTGCGCGACAGGGCGCGAGGCTCTTCGCCGAGGCGCTGGCGAGCGCGTCCGGCGAAGCCGCCGTTTCGGACCTGCCTTCGATCACCCGGCGCCTCGACGAGGCAGACGTCCGCGGGGAGACCGTCGTCGGGTCGCTGCGAAGCGCGCCAGACGAGAACTCGCTCGCGGATGCGGCGGAGCTGATCGCCGAGTACCGCGGAGTCTGCAGCGGCTGGCTCGATCGAGTTGGTGCGAACCCGCCCGGCCCGAGCCCGGACGCCACGGCCGACCCGTGCGCGGCTGCGCTGCGGCGCGTGCAGTCCCAGTCGGCTCGCTAG
- a CDS encoding epoxide hydrolase 1, which produces MTRRFTAPARRKTVSGPPGLALTSPVAHRSTRLPAPRLLECRPILRACDRAAKTSPLASSARSRPTTTELRPRRKRVNHDFTRAPGDNRGRIHRALGGPNVQRFKIEVSDSLLADLADRLARTRFPDQLEGAGWDYGTELSYLRELVAHWRSKYDWRAHERALNQFEHWKAKVRGLELHFIHQRSKEPGALPLVITHGWPGSVYEFHKIIGPLTDPVAHGGRKEDAFHVVCPSMPGYGWSEAPKQPGFDIKQVGETVAALMAELGYGRYGAQGGDWGAIATAWIGRVDPSHCAGIHMNMIVAGPPAGAANPMEGVTPQEMAWLGEMGNFQKNEVGYQQIQGTKPQTLGYGLNDSPAGLAAWIVEKFHGWSDCGGKIESRFSKDELLTNVMIYWITQSITSSTRLYCETMRAGRFGAAEGRIEVPTAGAIFAKELYKAPRKWAEAGFNLKQWSVFDRGGHFAALEEPKLLVDDVRKFFRELR; this is translated from the coding sequence ATGACTCGCCGCTTTACGGCGCCGGCCCGTCGGAAAACCGTCTCCGGTCCTCCCGGCTTGGCTTTGACGTCCCCGGTGGCTCACCGGAGCACCCGCTTGCCCGCCCCGCGGCTTCTCGAGTGTCGGCCGATTCTCCGAGCCTGCGATCGCGCCGCGAAGACGAGCCCTCTTGCCTCCTCGGCTCGGTCCCGACCGACGACCACAGAGTTACGCCCGCGGCGCAAACGTGTCAACCACGACTTCACTCGCGCGCCGGGCGATAATCGCGGCCGGATTCATCGAGCCTTGGGAGGGCCGAACGTGCAGCGTTTCAAGATCGAAGTTTCGGACAGCTTGCTCGCCGATCTCGCCGATCGCCTGGCGCGAACGCGTTTTCCCGACCAGCTCGAGGGCGCGGGCTGGGATTACGGCACCGAGCTCTCCTACCTGCGCGAGCTCGTCGCGCACTGGCGCTCGAAGTACGACTGGCGCGCGCACGAGCGCGCCTTGAATCAGTTCGAGCACTGGAAGGCGAAGGTGCGCGGCCTCGAGCTGCACTTCATCCACCAGCGCTCGAAGGAGCCGGGCGCGCTCCCGCTCGTGATCACGCACGGCTGGCCCGGATCGGTGTACGAGTTCCACAAGATCATCGGCCCGCTCACCGACCCCGTCGCGCACGGCGGCCGCAAGGAGGACGCGTTCCACGTCGTCTGCCCGTCCATGCCCGGCTACGGCTGGAGCGAGGCGCCAAAGCAACCCGGCTTCGACATCAAGCAGGTGGGCGAGACCGTCGCCGCGCTGATGGCCGAGCTCGGCTACGGGCGCTACGGCGCGCAGGGCGGCGATTGGGGCGCGATCGCGACGGCCTGGATCGGCCGCGTCGATCCCTCGCACTGCGCGGGCATACACATGAACATGATCGTCGCGGGTCCGCCCGCCGGCGCGGCCAATCCGATGGAGGGCGTGACGCCGCAAGAGATGGCCTGGCTCGGCGAGATGGGCAACTTCCAGAAGAACGAGGTCGGCTACCAGCAGATCCAGGGCACCAAGCCGCAGACGCTGGGCTACGGGCTGAACGATTCCCCCGCGGGCCTGGCCGCCTGGATCGTCGAGAAGTTCCACGGCTGGAGCGACTGCGGCGGGAAGATCGAGTCGCGCTTCTCCAAGGACGAGCTGCTCACCAACGTGATGATCTACTGGATCACGCAGTCGATCACGTCGTCGACGCGGCTCTACTGCGAGACGATGCGCGCGGGCCGCTTCGGCGCGGCCGAGGGGCGCATCGAGGTGCCGACCGCGGGGGCGATCTTCGCCAAGGAGCTGTACAAGGCGCCGCGCAAGTGGGCCGAGGCCGGCTTCAACCTGAAGCAGTGGTCCGTCTTCGACCGCGGCGGCCACTTCGCCGCGCTCGAGGAGCCGAAGCTGCTGGTCGACGACGTGCGCAAGTTCTTCCGGGAGCTTCGCTAG